A stretch of Bacteroidota bacterium DNA encodes these proteins:
- the nusB gene encoding transcription antitermination factor NusB has product MLNRRQLRIKVMQALYAFFQNPQQDATVAINNLITSNKRTYDLYILLLSVFNELASLELAYIDDAPKRLATRNPLSFRSRISTMAFVKWLQGDFIFNEYVRKNSLSWQKEKDTFDKIYFNIRQDQDYRDYVNEEAPLPKMEKALLKKIFTEYFEKNEVFSHYIEEQNVFWAEGFEMQCAYVHKSLDSFNPSSSKNSILPAYKETEEDIDFIRKLFTETIRNDKEFATLISEKTKNWDVDRIAIMDVILLKMALCEVLYMPNIPIKVSINEYIDISKIYSTPKSNSFINGIIDNLVIELKRQSKITKTGRGLVE; this is encoded by the coding sequence ATGCTTAACCGAAGACAACTGCGAATAAAAGTAATGCAGGCTCTGTATGCTTTTTTCCAAAACCCTCAGCAGGATGCAACTGTAGCGATTAATAACCTTATTACAAGCAACAAGCGTACCTATGATTTATATATTCTATTGCTCTCAGTTTTTAATGAGCTTGCCTCATTAGAACTTGCTTACATTGATGATGCTCCAAAGCGCCTGGCAACCCGCAATCCCCTTTCATTTCGATCTCGTATTAGTACCATGGCCTTTGTAAAATGGCTTCAGGGCGACTTTATTTTTAACGAATACGTGCGGAAAAATTCTCTATCATGGCAAAAGGAAAAGGATACGTTTGATAAAATTTACTTTAACATAAGGCAGGATCAGGACTATCGCGATTATGTAAACGAAGAAGCGCCCTTGCCCAAAATGGAAAAGGCGTTGTTAAAAAAAATATTTACTGAGTACTTTGAGAAGAATGAAGTGTTCTCGCATTACATTGAGGAGCAAAACGTTTTTTGGGCCGAAGGTTTTGAAATGCAATGCGCATACGTTCATAAATCACTTGATTCCTTCAACCCCTCATCTTCAAAAAACAGCATTTTGCCGGCATATAAAGAGACCGAAGAAGACATTGATTTTATTCGGAAATTATTTACCGAAACCATTCGTAACGACAAGGAGTTTGCTACGCTTATCAGTGAAAAAACAAAAAATTGGGATGTCGACCGCATTGCTATAATGGATGTCATCTTACTTAAAATGGCTCTTTGCGAAGTACTTTACATGCCAAACATTCCAATTAAAGTAAGCATAAATGAATACATTGACATTAGCAAAATATACAGTACTCCAAAAAGCAATTCTTTTATAAATGGAATAATTGATAATCTTGTTATTGAACTTAAGCGACAAAGCAAAATTACAAAGACCGGGCGGGGACTTGTTGAATAA
- a CDS encoding pyridoxal-phosphate dependent enzyme: MNATTTLLDKLLIAPPIARLHSSIYDAAHVAVSMARFDAVHPSINGNKPFKLYYNIQKALQQQNSALLTFGGPYSNHVAATAATGNLLNLQTIGLIRGDELTAQSNKTLKQAELHDMHLHFVSRSEYSLRNQPAYLAQLQCKFPNAFIIPEGGDNSEGVKGAALMLLGIANSYSHIITAVGTGATCSGIALGSNSIICGIVVHKQLQDVHARIQKNLNDNEKVRSHIKLIGDFHFGGYGKRNNQLSCYCNSFYHKHGIAIEPIYTGKMMYGVDALVRNNYFEPGANILCLHTGGLQYL, encoded by the coding sequence ATGAATGCAACCACTACACTGCTTGATAAATTATTAATTGCTCCGCCTATTGCCCGGTTGCACAGCAGCATCTATGATGCTGCTCATGTTGCCGTAAGTATGGCGCGGTTTGATGCAGTACATCCGTCAATCAATGGCAATAAGCCTTTTAAGTTGTATTACAATATCCAAAAAGCTTTGCAACAGCAGAATTCGGCTCTACTCACTTTTGGCGGACCCTATAGCAATCATGTTGCTGCTACAGCAGCAACCGGTAACTTACTCAACTTACAAACGATAGGACTTATTAGGGGAGATGAATTAACTGCACAATCTAATAAAACATTAAAGCAAGCCGAACTTCATGACATGCATTTGCATTTTGTTTCGCGCAGCGAGTATAGTCTGCGCAATCAGCCTGCATACCTTGCTCAATTGCAGTGTAAGTTTCCTAATGCTTTTATTATTCCTGAAGGTGGCGACAATTCTGAAGGGGTGAAGGGAGCTGCATTAATGTTACTAGGCATAGCAAATTCATATTCTCACATAATAACTGCTGTAGGCACAGGTGCCACATGCTCAGGAATTGCGCTTGGAAGCAACAGTATAATTTGCGGCATAGTGGTGCATAAGCAATTGCAAGATGTGCACGCAAGAATTCAAAAGAATTTAAATGATAATGAAAAGGTACGAAGTCACATTAAACTGATTGGTGACTTTCACTTTGGGGGATATGGTAAAAGAAATAACCAACTTAGCTGCTATTGTAACTCATTTTATCATAAGCATGGCATTGCTATCGAACCTATCTATACCGGAAAAATGATGTATGGTGTAGATGCATTAGTTCGTAATAATTACTTCGAGCCGGGAGCGAATATTTTGTGTTTGCATACCGGAGGATTGCAATATTTATAA